From the genome of Sulfurimonas paralvinellae:
AGGCTTTGCCGTAGTGCTCTTTACTGCAGGTAGACTGCTGCTTAAAAAGGAGATGAAATAATGCGTATATTTGCTATGATCGTCAGTAAAGAACTCCTTAGTTTCTTGCGTTCAGTGATGCTGGTATTGCTTGTCATCTACTTTTTTACGGCAGATGTCTATATTGCAGGAGCCGGTATACAGATAAAACCTCGCAATGTCGTTGTCGGTTATGTTGATGAGACAGGCGGCGGCGTGAGCCAAAAGATTCTTGCAAGATTGCATAAACCGGAATTTAGACAGCCGATCGCCTTTCTTTCACAAAAAGAACTTTCTAATGCCATTTTTAACAAAGAGGTAATGGTCGGCATTATATTTGATTCTGATTTTGCAAAAAATTATAGAAGCGGAAAAAAAGCACAGATAAATTTACTGCTTGATGCTACAGCCGCATCACAAAGTTTGACGACATTCAGCTATCTTCAAAATATTGTCTTTGACTTTCAGGAACAAAATTTTCCACTTGAGATAAAGTCTCATAAGCTTTTTAACCAAAATGCGGACAATCACACTTTTATGGCACTGACAGAACTGCTATCTGTCATAACTCTTCTTATCGTCATTTTAACGGCAATCGTATTTGTAAAAGAGAAAGAAGAAGGTACTTGGGATATTATGCTGCTTATGCCGGTGGACTCAAAGATTACCATCTTGGCAAAAAGCTTTTCTCAGGTAATCATTGTCATGGTTGGTACGGTTATGACAGTGGGGTTTGTACTGCTTGGTGCCTTTGATATACCACTCAATGGTTCCTTTTGGGCATTTATGCTGCTTACTCTTTTGTACTCTATATCGAGTGCCGGTATTGGGCTTTTTGTAGCAGCAGTTTCCAAAGATGTGATGCAGGTGGCACAACTCTCCATTATGATCATGATGCCGTTGATCTTTTTAAGCGGTGCGTGGACACCTATCTACGCGATGCATCCTCTGTTTCAGACACTGTCACTCTTTTCACCGCTTCGTTATTATATTGAAGGTACTGAAAGTATATTTTTCAGAGGGACTGCATTTGTAGATCTGTGGCCGTATTTTAGTGGTGTTGTTATTTTGGGAATTCTACTGTACTGGTATGGGTTTAGAAAAATTGGAAAGTTATTCTAAAAACGAAGTGAGTGGAACCTTCGTTATTTCTTTTTCTTTCTCTTACTGTTGGTAGCAGGGAGAAAAAACTCTAAATTATCGAGTGTTTTTGTAGTGATGATATTTTCTGCTACAAGTTTTTCAAGCCTTTTTTTGCTGATATCATCAAAAAGAAGGTCGATGTCCTCTTGCGTGAGGGGGCGTTTGTCCAAAGTGTTCACAATTTCATCTTCAGTATATGTAGTCTGATTGGCTTCTGCATGCTGGCGTGAGGCTATGTGAATCGGCAGAGAACTGTCAAAGAGGTGAGATAGTTCGTGCAGCTCTTTATAACTTATTCCCATTACAGGGTAGGCCGGAGGTCTGTCAATAGTTCCAAGGTCTATTCTTGTGGCATTGATGGAGAGAAGAACCTCGTTGAGTTTCTTTATCTCTTCTTCTGTATCGTTGAGTCCATGAACAAAGAGTATCTCAATAAAAAGCTTGCCTTTGTACTCTTTTGAAAATGATTCTATCTTTTGAATGATATTTTCAATTGTTATAGCTGCGTGAGGTCGGTCTATTTTTTTAAAAACTTCCGCAGAGACGGCATCGAGAGAGAGTTTAACCTGATCGAGCTTGAGAAGGGAATTGTAGACTTTTTCATCTGTCAATGTAGTAGAGTTCGTCAAGATGAGAGTCTGTGTCTTGCCTTTTATGGTATTTATAGTATCAATGAGTTCGTCAAGATAAGGGTAGAGCGTCGGTTCACCATTCGCTGTGAGTGTAATGACATCGATTTTATCATTGAGATGCTTCTTCAGCTCTGTTATAATCTCCGAAACGCTGACAACGCTTCCTTGTTTATTAACGGTAGCACTGGGAGCAAGTTCACAATAGAGACAATCAAAATTGCACTGTTTCAATGACGGAGAGAGGTCGATGCCCAGACTCATACCAAATCGGCGTGAGTTGATAGGGCCGAAGATGATGTTATTTTTTTCCACTGACTCTGTGACACTCATTAATGAAGTGTTTTGCATTCTCTACCGGTACATCAGGAAGGATTCCGTGTCCGAGATTGAAGATATGGCGTTTACCCTGCATAATATTTTGAATGGCTTCTACACACTCTGTTGTAGCCTCTTTAGAATAGAGACGGCATGGTTCCATATTTCCTTGAAGTACGTATTTGTCTCCAAGTTTTTCTTTTGCAAATGCCATTGGTGTTGACCAGTCAACGCCAAATACATCGAAGTTTCCATATACTTTGTCTAAAAATGCAGGAATGCCTTTAGGGAACATGATAACAGGAATGTGTGGATATTTCTCTTTAAGGTATTCTGCGATTTCTACCATATATTGCCAAGAGAATTCATCATATTTTCCTGGTTCAATAGCGGCTGCCCATGAGTCAAATATTTGAACGACATCAATGCCTGATTGAATCTGTTTCTCCATATAAAACTTGACGACATCTGTTACTTTTCTAAGGATCTTATGAAGCAGTTCAGGATTAGAGTACATCATCTTTTTACAGATATTGTATGTTTTTGTTCCCTGTCCTTCAATCATATAAGTAGCAAGTGTCCAAGGCGCTCCGGTAAAGCCGATGAGCGCTTTGTCATCTGCGAGTTTTGTTTTGATAAGTTCAATTGTCTCATAAACGTAAGTCAATTTACTCGCTGCTTCTTCACCGCCGATGAGTCTGTCGAGATCTGCTTCATTTTTGATAGGATCTGAAAACTTAGGGCCTTCACCTTTGACAAAAGAGAGATCCATTCCCATCTCATCAGGAATGACAAGAATATCACTAAATAAGATCGCAGCATCGACACCAACGATGTCGACCGGTTGCAGTGTCACTTCACAAGCCATCTCAGGATTGTGACAGAGGTTTAAAAAGTCACCTGCTTTTTGTCTCACAGCCATATATTCCGGCAGGTAACGTCCTGCTTGTCGCATCATCCATACCGGAGTGTATGGAGTCTCTTTTCCAAAACATGCATCTACAAATATCTTACCCATTAGTATCCTTATTAGTGTTTGTGTCCTACTTTACTTAAAAAGTATAAACCGACAGCAACCGCTGTAATAGAAAGTGCCAGATAGAGCAACTCGAGTGGAGTTGTGTAACTGGCAAGTCCGACTTTTTTGAAAAAACCGACAACCAAGACCATAACGATGACTTTGGATATTTTATCTTTGAGCTGGTCGAGGTTTTGGATTGATAGTATTTTATTTTCTCTTACTTCATCTTCACGTGCAATATCGATGTCAGAGATGAAAAGTTCATAAAGTCCAAACGAAAACAGAAGCATAACGACACCGATGAGGTACAGATCGACTGCACCGATGATGCCACCGACTACATGTTCATGAAAATGTTCAGGATGTGCATGGTTTATATATGTGTTTATAACAAGCTTGGCTGTGTCGTAGATATCAAAAGAGGCAACTATAAAAAGTGCAACTGCACCGATGATACCAAATACAACGGCCATAAGAACCATAAGCCGTGAGCCCCAAAGACCGCCCTCAAACATTTTCTCAAGCATTTTAGCCTTCCATCTCAACCCATTTTTGGGCAATTCTTACTGCATTTGTCGCAGCACCGACACGGAGGTTGTCAGCGACTACGAACATATGCAGGATGTTGTGTGCATAGACATCTTCTCTGATTCTTCCGACAAAAGTTTCATTACTCTCAACACAATCTTTTGGCATAGGGTAGAGCTCTTGTTCCGGATCATCTACAACAACGATGTTTGGTGCTTGGCTTAAAAGCTCTCTCGCTTCGTTTGCACTTACTTCTGAGTCAAATGTCAGTGTTAAGGCTTCCGAGTGACCGCGAAGCACAGGAACACGTACACATGTTGCACTTAGAGGAATTTCTTTGTGCATGATCTTCGTTGTTTCATTGACCATTTTCATCTCTTCTTTTGTGAAGCCGTTTTCCGTAAACTTGTCGATTTGAGGAATGACATTGAGTGCGATCTGTTGATTGAAAGCTTTGATCTCCGCTTCATCGAGTTTAAAAGCAAAGAATGCCTGCATCTGATTGACAAGCTCTTTCATTGCAGATTTTCCTGCACCGCTGGTCGCTTGGTATGTCGCAACATCAACGCGAACGAGATCATAGGCATTGTCAAGTGGTTTTAGTGCCTGAACCATCTGGATAGTTGAGCAGTTCGGATTAGCGATAATACCTGTCTCTCTCCATTTGCTGATATCTTCAGGGTTTACTTCA
Proteins encoded in this window:
- a CDS encoding ABC transporter permease; protein product: MRIFAMIVSKELLSFLRSVMLVLLVIYFFTADVYIAGAGIQIKPRNVVVGYVDETGGGVSQKILARLHKPEFRQPIAFLSQKELSNAIFNKEVMVGIIFDSDFAKNYRSGKKAQINLLLDATAASQSLTTFSYLQNIVFDFQEQNFPLEIKSHKLFNQNADNHTFMALTELLSVITLLIVILTAIVFVKEKEEGTWDIMLLMPVDSKITILAKSFSQVIIVMVGTVMTVGFVLLGAFDIPLNGSFWAFMLLTLLYSISSAGIGLFVAAVSKDVMQVAQLSIMIMMPLIFLSGAWTPIYAMHPLFQTLSLFSPLRYYIEGTESIFFRGTAFVDLWPYFSGVVILGILLYWYGFRKIGKLF
- a CDS encoding radical SAM protein → MSVTESVEKNNIIFGPINSRRFGMSLGIDLSPSLKQCNFDCLYCELAPSATVNKQGSVVSVSEIITELKKHLNDKIDVITLTANGEPTLYPYLDELIDTINTIKGKTQTLILTNSTTLTDEKVYNSLLKLDQVKLSLDAVSAEVFKKIDRPHAAITIENIIQKIESFSKEYKGKLFIEILFVHGLNDTEEEIKKLNEVLLSINATRIDLGTIDRPPAYPVMGISYKELHELSHLFDSSLPIHIASRQHAEANQTTYTEDEIVNTLDKRPLTQEDIDLLFDDISKKRLEKLVAENIITTKTLDNLEFFLPATNSKRKKKK
- the hemE gene encoding uroporphyrinogen decarboxylase, with amino-acid sequence MGKIFVDACFGKETPYTPVWMMRQAGRYLPEYMAVRQKAGDFLNLCHNPEMACEVTLQPVDIVGVDAAILFSDILVIPDEMGMDLSFVKGEGPKFSDPIKNEADLDRLIGGEEAASKLTYVYETIELIKTKLADDKALIGFTGAPWTLATYMIEGQGTKTYNICKKMMYSNPELLHKILRKVTDVVKFYMEKQIQSGIDVVQIFDSWAAAIEPGKYDEFSWQYMVEIAEYLKEKYPHIPVIMFPKGIPAFLDKVYGNFDVFGVDWSTPMAFAKEKLGDKYVLQGNMEPCRLYSKEATTECVEAIQNIMQGKRHIFNLGHGILPDVPVENAKHFINECHRVSGKK
- a CDS encoding YqhA family protein codes for the protein MLEKMFEGGLWGSRLMVLMAVVFGIIGAVALFIVASFDIYDTAKLVINTYINHAHPEHFHEHVVGGIIGAVDLYLIGVVMLLFSFGLYELFISDIDIAREDEVRENKILSIQNLDQLKDKISKVIVMVLVVGFFKKVGLASYTTPLELLYLALSITAVAVGLYFLSKVGHKH
- a CDS encoding aspartate-semialdehyde dehydrogenase, whose protein sequence is MKKYNVAVVGANGAVGEEVLRILEEIDFPLAKLVPLASSRSAGTKIDFNGEELTILELTNEIFEQEDVEIAIFSAGGSVSAEFAPAAVKAGAVVIDNTSHFRMQENVPLVVPEVNPEDISKWRETGIIANPNCSTIQMVQALKPLDNAYDLVRVDVATYQATSGAGKSAMKELVNQMQAFFAFKLDEAEIKAFNQQIALNVIPQIDKFTENGFTKEEMKMVNETTKIMHKEIPLSATCVRVPVLRGHSEALTLTFDSEVSANEARELLSQAPNIVVVDDPEQELYPMPKDCVESNETFVGRIREDVYAHNILHMFVVADNLRVGAATNAVRIAQKWVEMEG